Genomic segment of Paenibacillus sp. FSL R5-0623:
CTGCTCCTTCTATGGGCGAGTGCCAAGCAGACCGATGCCGGCTTCACAGAGTTATTTCAGGGATTCCCTGAAATGTGGAAATTGTTAAAGGATATGTTTCCACCCCGGTGGAGTTACTTTGATAATATCGTGCAAGGCATGCTGGAGACGATCCGAATGGCCTTGATTGGAACAACGATCGGTGCCATTATTGCCATTCCAGTCTCGATTATCTGTGCCGGTAATCTGATGCCAAGTCGCTGGATCTACTATCCGGCGCGCTTTCTGCTGAACCTGATTCGGACCGTACCGGATCTGCTGCTTGCTGCTTTGTTCGTTGCCGTATTTGGTCTGGGACCTATTCCCGGAATCTTGGCACTGGCTGTGTTCTCCGTAGGTCTGATTGCGAAGCTGACGTATGAGACGCTAGAAACCATTGATCAGGGGCCGCTGGAAGCGATGACGGCTGTCGGTATGAACCGAATTCAGCTGATTGTGTATGGTGTGGTGCCGCAACTGGCTGCCCAGTTCACATCCTATGTGCTGTATGCCTTCGAGATTAATATACGTGCTGCTGCCATTCTGGGATTGGTCGGAGCCGGAGGGATTGGACTCTACTATGAGGCTACACTTGGATTCCTGGAGTATGACAAGACTAGCGTTATCATTCTGTTTACCCTCGTCATCGTTCTGGTCATTGATTATGTAAGTACTAAGCTGCGGGAGAAATTGCTATGATGAAAAATGAAACAAGCCGCATTCGGCCAAAACCACGGAAGAACCCGCTACGCTGGGTTATTGTGTTACTGCTGATCCTTGTGTATGCCTGGGCCCTTGCTGGTGTACCGTTTACTGGTTTCAAGGAAACTGCCGCTCAGATTATGAAAGCCATTGTAGCCGGAATTTTCTCACCGGACTGGGAGTTTGTATATTTGCCTGAGGGAGAAGACCTGCTACGGGGATTGTTGGACACGTTGGCAATCTCCGTACTAGGTACTGTAATCTCGGCAGTACTCTGTATCCCGTTTGCATTCTGGTCTGCCCGCAACATGAGTGGACATCGCTCCATCTCAGGTGCAGGTAAAATGGTACTCAGCTTCATCCGTACGTTCCCTGAGATTATCATGGCTTTGATGTTCATCAAGGCAGTTGGCCCGGGATCATTCGCAGGGGTACTCGCCCTTGGGTTGCACTCCATCGGCATGTTAGGCAAGTTGTACGCAGATGAAGTTGAAAATATCGACTACGGCCCATCCGAGGCGCTGCTTGCCTCCGGAGCCAATCGTATGCAGCAGTTGTGGTTTGCCATCCTGCCACAGGTTATGCCTGGCTTCCTGAACTATACATTGTATCGTTTCGAGATT
This window contains:
- the phnE gene encoding phosphonate ABC transporter, permease protein PhnE, with protein sequence MKGQSNVPLQNSGGVGKEPGSSPAQVVNRPKPPGRTKHLLTLVIILLLLWASAKQTDAGFTELFQGFPEMWKLLKDMFPPRWSYFDNIVQGMLETIRMALIGTTIGAIIAIPVSIICAGNLMPSRWIYYPARFLLNLIRTVPDLLLAALFVAVFGLGPIPGILALAVFSVGLIAKLTYETLETIDQGPLEAMTAVGMNRIQLIVYGVVPQLAAQFTSYVLYAFEINIRAAAILGLVGAGGIGLYYEATLGFLEYDKTSVIILFTLVIVLVIDYVSTKLREKLL
- the phnE gene encoding phosphonate ABC transporter, permease protein PhnE, producing MMKNETSRIRPKPRKNPLRWVIVLLLILVYAWALAGVPFTGFKETAAQIMKAIVAGIFSPDWEFVYLPEGEDLLRGLLDTLAISVLGTVISAVLCIPFAFWSARNMSGHRSISGAGKMVLSFIRTFPEIIMALMFIKAVGPGSFAGVLALGLHSIGMLGKLYADEVENIDYGPSEALLASGANRMQQLWFAILPQVMPGFLNYTLYRFEINVRSATILGVIGAGGIGTPLIFALSTRNWPRVGIILLGIIVMITIIDLISGYIRKKLV